One genomic region from Haloarcula taiwanensis encodes:
- a CDS encoding ATP-binding protein: MTDGTPTTLTDRIEAALRDVRDPNADLSVFDAGFVENIDAANGDVTIEADLTALDGQTSTQVVQAMLHAVDDVDGVDSVHVERTTPSSEGQAGVESFDHVIAVASAKGGVGKSTVATHLACALAADSDVALFDADIHGPNVPELLDVSGPVHSSEEGDPLPVRAGDMDVMSVGLMESGAPLAWRGAMAHDALDDLFENTAWRNDEILVLDLPPGTGDVVLTTLQEVPVDGVVVVTTPFHASVSDTSRTVELFRDNDVPVLGTVVNMAEYVCDCCGEPNDLFTGSALEDLDAEVLAELPFSQDLQETPVPGDVPSAVSDLGDAVESALDTAGEVGVEPTADIRGLPPQERKDLVREQFTALDSGESFVLVSDRDPTPVGQFLGRLAEAPREAFDPFEVRRETPSDWVLETVKP, translated from the coding sequence ATGACTGACGGAACGCCCACCACACTGACCGACCGTATCGAAGCCGCACTGCGAGACGTGCGCGACCCGAACGCCGACCTCTCCGTGTTCGACGCGGGCTTCGTCGAGAACATCGACGCGGCCAACGGCGACGTGACGATCGAGGCCGACCTGACCGCGCTGGACGGCCAGACGAGCACGCAGGTCGTCCAGGCGATGCTCCACGCGGTCGACGACGTGGACGGCGTCGACAGCGTCCACGTCGAACGGACGACGCCATCGAGCGAGGGGCAGGCCGGTGTCGAGTCGTTCGACCACGTTATCGCCGTCGCCAGCGCGAAGGGCGGCGTCGGCAAGTCGACGGTCGCCACGCATCTGGCCTGCGCGCTGGCCGCCGACAGCGACGTGGCGCTGTTCGACGCCGACATCCACGGCCCGAACGTCCCCGAGTTGCTTGACGTGAGCGGCCCGGTCCACTCCAGCGAGGAGGGCGACCCGCTCCCGGTCCGAGCGGGCGACATGGACGTGATGAGCGTCGGTCTGATGGAAAGCGGCGCGCCGCTGGCCTGGCGCGGCGCGATGGCCCACGACGCCCTCGACGATCTGTTCGAGAACACCGCATGGCGCAACGACGAGATACTGGTGCTTGACCTGCCCCCCGGAACCGGTGACGTGGTGCTGACGACGCTACAGGAGGTCCCCGTCGACGGAGTCGTCGTCGTGACGACGCCGTTTCACGCCAGCGTCAGCGACACCAGCCGAACGGTCGAGCTGTTCCGCGACAACGACGTGCCGGTCCTGGGAACCGTCGTCAACATGGCCGAATACGTCTGTGATTGCTGTGGCGAGCCCAACGACCTGTTCACCGGTAGTGCGCTTGAAGACCTCGATGCCGAGGTGCTGGCCGAACTCCCGTTCTCGCAGGACCTGCAGGAAACGCCAGTGCCCGGCGACGTGCCCAGCGCGGTCAGCGATTTGGGGGATGCCGTGGAATCGGCCCTCGACACCGCCGGCGAGGTGGGCGTCGAACCAACCGCCGATATCCGGGGCCTGCCGCCACAGGAACGCAAGGATCTGGTTCGAGAGCAGTTCACCGCGCTGGACAGCGGCGAGTCGTTCGTCCTCGTCAGCGACCGCGACCCGACGCCGGTCGGACAGTTCCTGGGCCGGCTCGCGGAGGCCCCGCGAGAAGCCTTCGACCCGTTCGAGGTCCGCCGAGAGACACCGTCCGACTGGGTGCTGGAGACTGTCAAGCCGTAG
- a CDS encoding protein phosphatase produces the protein MTGCHDDDEFEKHLEEDPDPQLDPERSPGLHTDIEALEDIEVSREDVTIGEATPEELAASDTEPVEDDAAASLLSDIEHGEKTERRRAALELKDRASTGEIVAALARAATTDDDSDVRQFAVEALTAHGGERAAAVAVELLSDPDPWVRAEAVVTLDNVDREAHEEDIAAAIHDDHHAVRRNAAISLFKLRGEGMADLLLEQSRDDSERVREWAAHMLGGVDEDRARERLRELTDDPATVVRQTAERSLEADPGRFRRQFGGALENDARLLPGEDRLNRMPDL, from the coding sequence ATGACCGGGTGCCACGACGACGACGAGTTCGAGAAGCACCTCGAAGAGGACCCCGACCCGCAACTGGACCCCGAGCGCAGCCCGGGCCTGCACACCGACATCGAGGCGCTAGAGGACATCGAGGTGAGCCGCGAAGACGTGACCATCGGCGAGGCGACGCCGGAGGAACTGGCCGCGAGCGACACCGAACCTGTCGAGGACGACGCGGCGGCGTCGCTGCTGTCCGACATCGAACACGGGGAAAAGACCGAGCGCCGCCGCGCCGCGCTCGAACTCAAAGACCGCGCGTCCACCGGCGAAATCGTGGCGGCACTGGCCCGCGCCGCGACGACCGACGACGACAGCGACGTGCGCCAGTTCGCCGTCGAGGCGCTGACCGCCCACGGCGGTGAGCGGGCCGCAGCGGTGGCGGTGGAACTGCTTTCCGACCCCGACCCGTGGGTCCGGGCCGAAGCCGTCGTCACGCTCGACAACGTCGACCGCGAGGCCCACGAAGAGGATATCGCGGCCGCTATACACGACGACCACCACGCGGTCCGGCGCAACGCGGCCATCTCGCTGTTCAAACTCCGCGGCGAGGGGATGGCCGACCTGCTGTTAGAGCAGAGCCGGGACGACAGCGAGCGGGTCCGCGAGTGGGCCGCGCACATGCTCGGCGGCGTCGACGAGGACCGCGCTCGCGAGCGACTCCGCGAACTCACCGACGACCCGGCAACCGTGGTCCGCCAGACCGCCGAGCGGTCCCTCGAAGCGGACCCCGGACGGTTCCGCCGACAGTTCGGCGGCGCGCTGGAGAACGACGCCCGACTCCTGCCCGGCGAAGACAGACTCAATCGGATGCCCGACCTCTGA
- a CDS encoding phosphate ABC transporter permease: MTATFQQRVRPLLLGGDRSLADLAVGTAAVAVAARYLAVLFVNAPGYGVPVAPGPLTVASTAVVAAAAVTVAVTDADPAAGVGLLFVGVFGLLSVVSSAVALPAAAAVVLGTATVAAVSGRRLDPVSAAASALLVAALSVGLASGVGGWTGLRPAASTAALLGVAATPAFAATDWRSLSTADWGAILGGVAAFAVVLAVGRAVPFVTGAVTLTGSGVVGTSLPVVALAAAGAVTTASAASRTRRWTLLAGVALVAFAGVPASLPRALPFALGVAALTRGEGQP, translated from the coding sequence ATGACAGCCACCTTCCAGCAGCGAGTCCGGCCGCTACTGCTCGGCGGGGACCGCTCGCTCGCGGACCTCGCGGTCGGCACGGCGGCCGTCGCGGTGGCCGCCCGCTACCTCGCGGTTCTGTTCGTCAACGCGCCGGGATACGGGGTCCCGGTCGCGCCCGGCCCGTTGACGGTCGCGTCCACGGCCGTCGTCGCCGCCGCGGCGGTCACCGTCGCCGTCACCGACGCCGACCCGGCCGCCGGCGTCGGCCTGCTGTTCGTCGGCGTGTTCGGCCTGCTGTCGGTCGTCAGTAGCGCTGTGGCGCTCCCGGCGGCCGCCGCCGTCGTCCTCGGGACGGCGACGGTCGCGGCGGTCTCGGGCCGACGGCTGGACCCCGTCTCGGCGGCCGCGTCCGCCCTGCTCGTCGCGGCGCTGAGCGTCGGGCTGGCGAGCGGCGTCGGCGGCTGGACGGGGCTCCGACCGGCGGCCTCGACCGCGGCGCTGCTCGGGGTCGCGGCGACGCCGGCGTTCGCCGCGACGGACTGGCGATCGCTGTCGACGGCGGACTGGGGCGCGATACTCGGCGGCGTCGCCGCCTTCGCCGTCGTCCTCGCGGTCGGCCGCGCCGTCCCGTTCGTCACCGGCGCGGTCACGCTCACCGGCAGCGGCGTTGTCGGAACGAGCCTCCCGGTGGTAGCACTGGCCGCGGCCGGCGCGGTGACGACGGCCAGCGCCGCCAGCCGGACCCGCCGCTGGACGCTGCTTGCCGGCGTCGCGCTGGTCGCGTTCGCCGGCGTCCCGGCCTCGCTCCCGCGGGCGCTCCCGTTCGCGCTCGGGGTCGCCGCGCTCACGCGCGGGGAGGGACAGCCATGA
- a CDS encoding 4Fe-4S ferredoxin has translation MTNYGLVIDQERCIGCQACAVSCKQENNVPMGQFWNRVLTEGGDKIDTPSGGYPEDGGSGSLDMEYQPTACQHCENAPCVKVCPVNATYTRDDGIVEIDYDKCIGCRYCMAACPYNARVFNWDEPEQMPEEGTGDVAARPQGVVEKCTFCSHRVDEGLDPACVVNCPADARIFGDLDDEGSTVSKYINEYETDQLLEDRGTDPKTHYISGEMSPGRPQTSDKMESELDDVSPWSDGTEDVPSEAGGSDSSGSGGSHHSIEGDADPHVPAVGSGGDD, from the coding sequence ATGACGAACTACGGCCTAGTAATCGACCAGGAGCGGTGTATCGGCTGTCAGGCATGCGCAGTGTCGTGTAAACAGGAGAACAACGTCCCGATGGGACAGTTCTGGAACCGTGTCCTGACGGAGGGCGGCGACAAGATCGACACCCCGTCCGGTGGCTATCCCGAAGACGGGGGGAGCGGGTCGCTGGATATGGAGTACCAGCCGACGGCGTGCCAGCACTGCGAAAACGCCCCCTGCGTGAAGGTCTGTCCGGTCAACGCGACGTACACCCGGGACGACGGGATCGTCGAGATCGACTACGACAAGTGCATCGGCTGTCGCTACTGTATGGCCGCCTGCCCGTACAACGCGCGGGTGTTCAACTGGGACGAACCCGAGCAGATGCCCGAGGAGGGGACGGGCGACGTTGCCGCGCGGCCACAGGGCGTCGTCGAGAAGTGTACGTTCTGTAGCCACCGCGTCGACGAGGGACTCGACCCGGCCTGTGTCGTCAACTGCCCGGCCGACGCACGCATCTTCGGCGACCTCGACGACGAGGGGAGTACCGTCTCGAAGTACATCAACGAGTACGAGACGGACCAGCTCCTCGAAGACCGCGGAACGGACCCGAAGACGCACTACATCAGCGGCGAGATGAGTCCCGGTCGGCCGCAGACGTCGGATAAGATGGAGAGCGAACTCGACGATGTTTCTCCGTGGTCCGATGGGACCGAGGACGTGCCATCTGAGGCCGGTGGCAGCGACAGTAGCGGCTCGGGTGGCAGCCACCACTCCATCGAGGGTGATGCAGATCCACACGTCCCGGCAGTGGGGTCCGGAGGTGATGACTGA
- a CDS encoding molybdopterin oxidoreductase, whose product MAADSSRIAIPAFGTKGKLWLGLLATLMVAGLAAWGYQLTTGLVATGMRNVFSWGLYIMMFVLFVGLSAGGLIISSAPKFFHSHRYEGFARLGVLVSLACITVAGLLILPDIGRPERLYQFVTSPDFRSPMVWDFGIVILYGVLNLWYLWLLTRRDLAARGSPLALGVDDTDAGRKRDRTLMFWTAALALPTAVALHSVTGWIFATQIGRGDWFSPLVAPVFIAKALVSGLGLLLVVSVLADRLTNYEVDREELTSLGKILGIFLALHVVYLLAAERLPHAWANHFEFWAITSSFLIGESVYFWLWTVVGGAVPLIMLMIPSLRKRVSVIFTASLLAVFGTMFEGIRLVFTGYEVANIDLPPGISTGGEYAGITTDIWATAGAYTPTLVEVVVTLGIVAFGALIVTLGLKYVPIQRVERPESYATDGGRQERQ is encoded by the coding sequence ATGGCCGCTGACTCGTCACGGATCGCGATTCCGGCCTTCGGGACGAAAGGAAAGCTGTGGCTCGGGCTGCTCGCGACCCTCATGGTCGCTGGACTGGCAGCCTGGGGCTACCAACTTACCACTGGGCTGGTCGCCACGGGGATGCGCAACGTCTTCTCGTGGGGGCTGTACATCATGATGTTCGTCCTGTTCGTCGGGCTGTCTGCCGGGGGGCTCATCATCTCCAGCGCACCGAAGTTCTTCCATTCACACCGCTACGAGGGGTTCGCACGGCTCGGCGTGCTGGTCAGTCTCGCCTGTATCACCGTCGCGGGCCTGCTCATCCTCCCGGACATCGGGCGGCCCGAGCGGCTCTACCAGTTTGTCACCTCGCCGGACTTCCGCTCGCCGATGGTGTGGGACTTCGGCATTGTCATCCTCTATGGCGTGCTAAACCTCTGGTATCTGTGGCTCTTGACTCGCCGCGACCTTGCTGCGCGGGGGTCGCCGCTCGCACTGGGTGTCGATGACACCGACGCCGGACGCAAGCGTGACCGCACGCTCATGTTCTGGACCGCGGCACTCGCCCTCCCGACCGCCGTCGCACTCCACTCAGTGACCGGGTGGATCTTCGCGACGCAGATCGGACGTGGCGACTGGTTCAGCCCCCTCGTCGCACCGGTGTTCATCGCCAAGGCGCTTGTCTCCGGGCTCGGGCTGTTGCTGGTCGTGTCGGTACTCGCAGACCGGCTCACGAACTACGAGGTCGACCGCGAGGAACTCACGAGTCTCGGGAAGATACTCGGCATCTTCCTCGCGCTGCACGTGGTCTACCTGCTTGCGGCCGAGCGACTGCCCCACGCCTGGGCGAACCACTTCGAGTTCTGGGCCATCACCAGCAGCTTCCTCATCGGCGAGTCCGTCTACTTCTGGCTCTGGACCGTCGTCGGCGGGGCAGTCCCGCTCATCATGCTGATGATTCCATCGCTTCGGAAGCGCGTGTCGGTCATCTTCACCGCGAGCCTCCTCGCGGTCTTCGGCACGATGTTCGAAGGGATCCGGCTGGTGTTCACGGGATACGAAGTCGCTAACATCGACCTCCCACCGGGCATCTCGACCGGTGGCGAGTACGCCGGCATCACGACAGACATCTGGGCGACTGCGGGGGCCTACACCCCGACGCTGGTCGAGGTGGTTGTCACCCTCGGTATCGTCGCCTTCGGCGCACTCATCGTCACGCTCGGCCTGAAATACGTCCCGATTCAGCGAGTCGAGAGACCGGAGTCGTACGCGACTGACGGCGGTCGACAGGAGCGACAATGA
- a CDS encoding cytoplasmic chaperone TorD family protein translates to MTGQTDAPAKRERASERSTDSDGFRSDAAATYAVLAECWREPTEQLVEAVETGELVPVVGDVGSVDLRRLSAEYTRLFIGPEGPPCPPYESVYRDGDDPDELGPVKGPATMAVVRWYREFGVQPAADHPDLPDHIATELEFAAYLAEAGLDERLSQFRAEHLDAWADEFLGHVEAETREAFYASLAATTREMLGQ, encoded by the coding sequence ATGACTGGACAGACTGATGCCCCCGCCAAGCGTGAGCGAGCATCCGAGCGCAGCACAGACAGCGACGGATTCCGCTCGGACGCCGCAGCGACCTACGCCGTCCTCGCCGAATGCTGGCGGGAACCGACCGAACAGTTGGTCGAAGCCGTCGAGACCGGCGAACTGGTCCCGGTAGTCGGCGACGTTGGCTCTGTTGACCTTCGCCGTCTCAGCGCCGAGTACACCCGGCTGTTTATCGGGCCGGAAGGGCCACCGTGTCCACCCTACGAGAGCGTCTATCGCGACGGCGACGACCCGGACGAACTCGGCCCGGTCAAGGGACCAGCTACGATGGCTGTCGTGCGCTGGTACCGGGAGTTCGGCGTCCAGCCTGCGGCCGACCATCCGGACCTCCCCGACCACATTGCGACCGAACTGGAGTTCGCCGCTTATCTGGCAGAAGCGGGTCTCGACGAACGGCTTTCCCAGTTCCGTGCGGAGCATCTTGATGCGTGGGCTGACGAGTTCCTCGGCCACGTCGAGGCAGAGACACGCGAAGCGTTCTACGCGTCACTGGCAGCCACGACCCGGGAGATGCTCGGGCAATAG